From a single Centropristis striata isolate RG_2023a ecotype Rhode Island chromosome 14, C.striata_1.0, whole genome shotgun sequence genomic region:
- the LOC131984815 gene encoding gastrula zinc finger protein XlCGF57.1-like, with product MVRALVEQRLTAAAEEIFGLFARTIAECKEELHRSKEKNERQQKLLDAIFNPQPHLHIADFQQLLVVKEEFPSEQQERSCSLDQDQEEPEPPYIKEEPEEPWTGQEGEQLQGLEEADITKFTFTPVPVKSEEDEEKLQSSQLHQTQTEQMETEADGEDCGGPEPDRNSDPEPHLQPDTGDEPADSSEPETDDSADWKDTREPQSGLNCLKKDGGPVRYSSSCAGEKQLSCSECGKRFSYKSYLKRHMRLHTGEKPFSCSVCKKTFTLSETLKSHMRLHTGEKPFSCSVCKKAFTESGNLKSHMRLHTGEKPFSCSVCKKTFTRGGTLKSHMRLHTGERPFSCSVCKKTFTRSGHLKSHMRVHTGEELFSCSVCKKTFTQSGTLKGHMRLHTGERPFSCSVCKKTFTESGTLKSHMRLHTGEKPFSCSVCKETFTWSGHLKSHMRLHTGEKPFSCSVCKKTFTRSGTLKSHMRLHTGEDLFSCSVCKKTFTWRVTLKSHMRLHTGERPFSCSVCEKTFTLSGHLKSHMRLHTGEKPFSCSVCKKSFTRSGHLKSHMGLHTGERPYSCSICKKTFTRSEHLKSHMGLHTEEKPFSCSVCKKTFTWSATLKRHMRIHTGEIVW from the exons ATggtgagagcgctggtggagcagcgactgactgcggctgctgaagagatatttgggctgtttgcAAGAACGATAGCGGAGTGTAAGGAGGAACTTCATCGTTCAAAAGAGAAGAACgagcgacaacagaaactactggacgctATTTTTAACCCTCAGCCTCACTTACACatagcag ACTTCCAGCAACTGTTGGTGGTTAAAGAAGagtttccctctgagcagcaggagaggagctgcagtctggaccaggaccaggaggagccAGAGCCCCCATACATTAAAGAGGAACCGGAGGAACCTTGGACcggtcaggagggagagcagcttcaggggctggaggaggctgatatcaccaagttcacattcactcctgtccctgtgaagagtgaagaagatgaagagaaacttcagtcctcacagcttcatcaaacacaaactgaacagatggaaacagaagctgatggagaggactgtggaggaccagaaccagacaggaactctgatccAGAGCCACATTTACAACCTGATACTGGTGACGAGCCTGCagactcttctgaacctgagactgatgacagtgctgattggaaggacaccagagaacctcagtcaggtttgaactgtttgaaaaaagatggAGGTCCTGTCAGATATTCCTCATCTTGCGCTGGTGAGAAACAATTaagctgctctgagtgtgggaaaagatttagCTACAAGAGCTAtctgaagagacacatgagactccacacaggagagaaacctttcagctgctcagtttgtaagaaaacttttacactgagtgaaactttaaagtcacacatgagactccacacaggagagaaacctttcagctgctctgtTTGTAAGAAAGCTTTTACAGAGAGTGGaaatttaaagtcacacatgagactccacacaggagagaaacctttcagctgctcagtttgtaagaaaacttttacacggggtggaactttaaagtcacacatgagactccacacaggagagagacctttcagctgctcagtttgtaagaaaacttttacacggagtggacatttaaagtcacacatgagagtccacacaggagaggaacttttcagctgctcagtttgtaagaaaacttttacacagagcGGAACTTTAAAGggacacatgagactccacacaggagagagacctttcagttgctcagtttgtaagaaaacttttacagagagtggaactttaaagtcacacatgagactccacacaggagagaaacctttcagctgctcagtttgtaaggaAACTTTTACATGGAGTggacatttaaagtcacacatgagactccacacaggagagaaacctttcagctgctcagtttgtaagaaaacttttacacggagtggaactttaaagtcacacatgagactccataCAGGAGAGGAtcttttcagctgctcagtttgtaagaaaacttttacatggagggtaactttaaagtcacacatgagactccacacaggagagagacctttcagctgctcagtttgtgagAAAACCTTTACCCTGAGTggacatttaaagtcacacatgagactccacacaggagagaaacctttcagctgctcagtttgtaagaaaagtTTTACACGGAGTggacatttaaagtcacacatgggactccacacaggagagagaccttacaGCTGCTCAATTTGTAAGAAAACCTTTACACGGAGTGaacatttaaagtcacacatgggactccacacagaagagaaacctttcagttgctcagtttgtaagaaaacttttacatggAGTGCAACTTTAAAGagacacatgagaatccacacaggagagattGTGTGGTAA